From Riemerella anatipestifer ATCC 11845 = DSM 15868, a single genomic window includes:
- a CDS encoding glycosyltransferase, which translates to MINNKSQKIKVLFRLRSLEMGGVPRVVLDLLRNLPKDKFDLALMLNLYQGELVSEIPKDIRLIVVEKGREQMSQNAFVQKIQLGLRRLKLEFYDKFPSLLYAFKVKEEYDIEVSPGYAEFEMVLNSPNKKSKKVGWFHTDVSYDKDEARVKKRIDLMKRFDWMIFGAAQTRQVIEDLYGVTYPKSSVIYNVIKINEAREKAEAFKVNFDVRPCFTSIGRLHSRKGYHTLIKVHKRLIDEGLLHSIAVIGGGNEMENLKNQAKELSVEKTFLLLDTQKNPWPYVKASDYFVLPSQSESYPLTIGEVMALGKPIISTNVGGIPEMIDDGKDGILVNYNENELFEAMKAFLTNTELVEKIKKGTLGADEKFDEKKIYAQVTEVFERLVATK; encoded by the coding sequence ATGATTAATAATAAATCACAAAAAATAAAAGTATTATTTAGGCTTAGATCTTTAGAGATGGGAGGGGTGCCACGAGTGGTTTTGGATTTGTTGAGAAACCTTCCTAAGGATAAGTTTGATTTGGCTTTAATGCTTAATTTGTATCAAGGCGAATTGGTCTCCGAAATACCTAAAGATATTAGGCTTATCGTTGTGGAAAAAGGGAGAGAGCAGATGTCTCAAAATGCTTTTGTTCAAAAAATACAACTGGGACTAAGGCGATTGAAGTTAGAATTCTACGATAAATTTCCGAGTTTGCTTTATGCTTTTAAAGTAAAGGAAGAGTACGATATAGAAGTATCGCCGGGCTATGCGGAATTTGAGATGGTGCTTAATTCCCCTAATAAAAAATCTAAAAAGGTAGGGTGGTTCCACACTGATGTTAGCTACGATAAAGATGAGGCAAGGGTAAAAAAACGCATTGATTTGATGAAGAGGTTTGACTGGATGATTTTTGGGGCTGCACAAACCAGACAGGTGATAGAAGATTTGTATGGTGTAACTTACCCAAAGAGTTCGGTTATTTACAATGTCATTAAAATCAATGAAGCGAGAGAAAAAGCAGAGGCTTTTAAAGTAAATTTTGATGTCCGTCCGTGCTTTACCTCAATTGGAAGGTTGCATAGTAGAAAAGGTTATCATACTTTAATAAAAGTTCATAAACGATTGATAGACGAAGGGTTGCTACACTCTATTGCCGTTATAGGTGGAGGAAATGAAATGGAAAATCTGAAAAATCAAGCTAAAGAACTATCCGTAGAAAAAACTTTTTTACTTTTGGATACTCAAAAAAATCCTTGGCCTTATGTTAAAGCGTCGGATTATTTTGTGCTACCGTCTCAATCGGAGAGTTATCCGCTAACGATAGGTGAAGTTATGGCTTTAGGGAAACCAATAATTTCTACTAATGTAGGAGGCATACCCGAGATGATAGATGATGGGAAAGACGGCATTTTAGTTAATTACAATGAAAATGAACTTTTTGAAGCAATGAAAGCATTCCTTACTAATACAGAGTTGGTGGAGAAAATTAAGAAAGGAACATTAGGGGCTGATGAAAAGTTTGATGAGAAAAAGATATATGCTCAAGTTACGGAAGTGTTTGAGAGATTGGTAGCTACCAAGTAA
- a CDS encoding acyltransferase yields the protein MKEFFSNFSNLGGFLQKNIATYIIEFFVGIGLALLVSKQSKSIHILKDKVTYVGIGFILVYLIGMQYFRAIFDLKYDPAVFVSMGALSLLGIAPLLWGLIHERTFISKILSAPFMVLLGKSSYIFYLIHKGFIPIFINNNIWSNKLFIFVVLNIISIVLFKYIEEPVNLWIRKYYSKNNN from the coding sequence ATGAAGGAATTTTTTTCTAACTTTTCCAATCTAGGAGGTTTCTTACAAAAGAATATAGCTACTTATATTATAGAGTTTTTTGTAGGAATAGGTTTAGCCTTGTTGGTTAGTAAACAAAGTAAAAGTATACATATATTAAAAGATAAGGTTACTTATGTAGGGATAGGTTTTATACTCGTATATCTTATAGGAATGCAGTATTTCCGTGCGATTTTCGACTTAAAGTATGATCCCGCTGTGTTTGTCTCTATGGGAGCTTTATCTTTATTAGGAATAGCGCCTCTGTTATGGGGGCTTATCCATGAAAGAACCTTTATTAGTAAAATTTTATCTGCTCCTTTTATGGTGTTACTGGGAAAAAGCTCATATATATTCTATTTAATTCATAAAGGTTTTATCCCAATATTTATCAATAATAATATTTGGAGCAATAAGTTATTTATTTTTGTTGTCTTAAATATTATATCAATTGTACTGTTCAAGTATATTGAAGAACCTGTGAACTTATGGATTAGAAAGTACTACAGTAAAAATAATAATTAG
- a CDS encoding acyltransferase family protein has protein sequence MNNNKLFFPALTGYRAIAAWMIFIYHFFPFKNESHSYPKWIANIVWEFHIGVDMFFVLSGFLITYRYFNENPIDFKKYMVNRFARIYPMYFLITVGVFISGYLTSGIWTQEKTIEALLSFTMTKAFFKEYFLGGVAQGWTLTLEEMFYVTAPFYFILIRKRKFGSIYCQFLFSFLVLE, from the coding sequence ATGAATAATAATAAACTTTTTTTTCCTGCCCTTACAGGATATCGAGCAATAGCTGCTTGGATGATTTTTATATACCATTTTTTCCCATTTAAAAATGAATCACATTCTTACCCAAAATGGATAGCTAATATTGTATGGGAATTTCATATAGGAGTGGATATGTTCTTTGTATTGAGTGGGTTTCTAATAACTTATAGATATTTTAATGAAAACCCTATAGATTTCAAGAAGTATATGGTAAATAGATTTGCAAGGATATATCCCATGTATTTTTTGATTACAGTAGGGGTTTTTATAAGTGGCTATCTTACTTCTGGTATTTGGACTCAAGAAAAAACAATAGAGGCTCTGTTGAGCTTTACAATGACAAAGGCATTTTTTAAAGAATATTTTTTAGGAGGAGTGGCACAAGGGTGGACGCTTACTTTAGAAGAAATGTTTTATGTAACAGCACCGTTTTATTTTATTTTAATTAGAAAAAGAAAATTTGGCTCTATTTATTGCCAATTTTTATTTTCATTTTTGGTTTTGGAATGA
- a CDS encoding dihydroorotase, with product MKVLIKNAQVVNENQIFQSDILIENSFITKIAPSISETEAYQIIDAKGLYLLPGVIDDQVHFREPGLTHKGTIETESRAAVAGGVTSFIEQPNTVPNAVTQELLENKYQIASQTSHANYSFSMGGTNDNLDEVLKTNPKNVAAIKLFLGSSTGNMLVDNPEILEEIFSKVKMPICVHCEDETTIRKNTEDYKTKFGDDIPVKYHHLIRSEEACFISSAKAVELAQKTGARLHIYHLSTAKETILLDNMAPLKDKKITSEVCVHHLHFTNEDYETKGSLIKWNPAVKTQQDKDGLWEALLDGRIDVIATDHAPHTLDEKQKPYTQCPSGAPLVQHSLQTMLEYHKKGKVSLETIVEKMCHNPAIIFQIEKRGFIREGYKADLVLVDLNAEQTVSKENILYHCGWSPLEGETFHSQITHTFVNGHLAYHNGEVSSNKYGERLLFDRN from the coding sequence ATGAAAGTACTCATTAAAAACGCTCAAGTCGTCAATGAAAACCAAATTTTTCAATCAGATATTCTTATCGAGAATAGTTTTATCACTAAGATAGCCCCCTCAATATCAGAAACCGAAGCCTACCAAATCATAGATGCTAAAGGCCTATACCTTCTACCTGGGGTAATAGACGACCAAGTCCACTTTAGAGAGCCTGGGCTTACCCATAAAGGAACTATTGAAACAGAAAGCCGTGCTGCCGTTGCTGGAGGTGTTACGAGTTTTATAGAACAGCCCAACACCGTTCCTAATGCGGTTACACAAGAACTTTTAGAAAATAAATATCAGATAGCTTCGCAAACTTCCCACGCCAACTACTCTTTCTCTATGGGTGGAACTAATGACAATTTAGACGAAGTCCTAAAAACCAACCCTAAAAATGTAGCTGCCATAAAACTTTTCTTAGGTTCTTCCACAGGAAATATGTTGGTGGATAATCCAGAAATTTTAGAGGAGATTTTCTCTAAAGTTAAGATGCCTATTTGTGTACATTGTGAAGACGAAACTACCATTCGTAAAAATACAGAAGACTACAAAACCAAATTTGGCGATGATATTCCTGTAAAATACCATCACCTCATCAGGAGCGAAGAGGCTTGTTTTATTTCATCAGCTAAAGCTGTAGAACTCGCTCAAAAAACAGGAGCAAGACTACATATTTACCATTTATCAACCGCTAAAGAGACCATATTATTAGATAATATGGCTCCTCTAAAAGACAAAAAAATAACTTCAGAAGTTTGTGTGCATCACCTTCATTTTACTAACGAAGATTATGAAACTAAAGGTAGTCTTATCAAATGGAATCCTGCCGTTAAAACTCAACAAGATAAAGACGGCTTATGGGAAGCGCTGCTTGATGGTAGAATAGATGTGATAGCAACAGACCACGCCCCACATACCTTAGACGAAAAACAAAAACCTTACACACAATGCCCTTCGGGAGCACCTCTTGTACAGCACTCTTTGCAAACGATGTTAGAGTACCATAAAAAAGGAAAGGTAAGTCTAGAAACCATTGTGGAGAAGATGTGCCACAATCCAGCCATCATTTTCCAAATAGAAAAGAGAGGCTTTATAAGAGAGGGCTATAAGGCAGATTTAGTCTTGGTAGATTTAAACGCTGAACAAACAGTTTCAAAAGAAAATATACTTTATCATTGTGGATGGAGTCCGTTAGAAGGCGAAACCTTTCATTCCCAAATCACTCACACCTTTGTTAATGGGCATTTGGCTTATCATAATGGAGAAGTTTCCTCTAATAAATACGGAGAAAGACTTTTATTTGATAGAAACTAA
- a CDS encoding M16 family metallopeptidase, giving the protein MRLKKSFILLMLFLSLGVFAQNYKWKSASSAGYDYKYVTSDPMKARFYTLKNGLTVILSPTPKDPRIQCYIAIKAGSKTDPATNTGLAHYLEHMMFKGTDKYGSLDWAKEKVELDKIDALYEQYNKTTDEVKRKAIYRKIDSISGVAAKFAIANEYDKMMSAMGAQNTNAFTSFEQTVYTDDVPSSSLDKYLKVQAERFRNPILRIFHTELEAVYEEKNRSLDSDGDKVFETLFANLFKNHNYGKQTTIGTVEHLKNPSLVEIRKYFNTYYVPNNMGIIMSGDFNPDEVIKKIDQSFGYMKYSPVPKYTFSPETPTNQPIIKEIVGPDAEGLTMGFRLPGNKDKDVLLADLVGQILTNGKAGLLDLNLVKKQKLLSAGAFSFLLIDHGVLYISAKPTSGQSLEEVKDLVLNEIDNLKKGNFDEQLITSIVNNMKKMKIKDSENYGDRASVLMDAFTSELDWKDQVAYVNNLSKITKQQVVDFANKYLGNNYVAVLKRKGEKSESIKIEKPEITPVETNADKQSDFVKMVASMPSNSSKPVFLDYNKDLKKSKLAQAEVLYVPNQDNSLFRLMYRYKIGSLNDLKQSIASQYIQFLGTDKKSSEAISKEFYRIASSFKVSTGEEYTTVTIEGLQENFDQAVSLYEDLVLNAKPDEIALTNLKARLMKGRKDAKLNKNAILQGLTSYATYGADNKFNYVLSDDELNKITADELVARIKQLNNYEQTIIYYGPEKLNVLVNKLSKLHKMPSTLAKPTPTKVFTQVKQDRNQVLFADYDMVQAETRWIRNTDLYDPNKTALVKVFNNYFGGGMGAIVFQTIRESKALAYSTFAYYVQPSKKEEKYTLLGYVGSQSDKFNEATTSMNELLNKLPELPENLNLAKGQTKKDIETERITQDGIIFNYLEAQRLGLKEDIRKTIYQTVDKISFADLKNFHQNYLANQPYTYAVVASKDKVKEDDMKKLGELKKLSLEEIFGY; this is encoded by the coding sequence ATGAGATTGAAAAAATCATTTATCCTTTTGATGCTTTTCCTATCGTTAGGGGTATTTGCCCAAAATTACAAATGGAAAAGTGCTTCGTCTGCTGGATACGACTACAAGTATGTTACCAGCGACCCAATGAAAGCCCGTTTCTACACTCTAAAAAACGGACTGACTGTAATTCTTAGCCCTACGCCTAAAGACCCTAGAATCCAATGCTACATTGCGATAAAAGCGGGAAGTAAAACAGACCCAGCTACCAACACAGGTCTAGCTCATTACCTAGAACATATGATGTTTAAAGGAACTGATAAATACGGCTCGTTAGACTGGGCAAAAGAAAAAGTAGAGCTTGACAAAATAGATGCTTTGTACGAACAGTACAACAAAACAACTGATGAGGTTAAAAGAAAAGCCATCTACCGAAAAATAGACTCTATTTCTGGAGTAGCTGCCAAGTTTGCCATTGCCAACGAGTACGACAAAATGATGTCTGCTATGGGAGCTCAAAACACAAATGCCTTTACAAGTTTTGAACAGACGGTTTACACAGATGATGTACCTAGCAGTTCATTGGACAAATATTTAAAGGTACAAGCGGAAAGATTTAGAAATCCTATTTTAAGGATATTCCATACCGAGTTGGAAGCAGTTTACGAGGAGAAAAACCGAAGCCTAGACAGTGATGGCGATAAAGTTTTTGAAACTCTTTTCGCTAACTTGTTTAAAAACCACAACTACGGTAAGCAAACCACTATCGGTACTGTGGAACACCTTAAAAACCCTTCTTTAGTAGAGATTAGAAAATATTTTAACACTTACTATGTGCCTAACAATATGGGCATCATTATGTCGGGAGATTTTAACCCAGACGAAGTGATTAAGAAAATAGACCAAAGTTTTGGTTATATGAAATATAGCCCTGTACCTAAGTACACTTTCTCTCCAGAAACACCTACCAATCAGCCTATTATTAAAGAGATTGTAGGTCCTGATGCAGAAGGTCTTACTATGGGCTTCCGTCTTCCAGGTAATAAAGACAAAGATGTTCTGTTAGCTGATTTGGTAGGACAGATTTTAACCAATGGTAAAGCAGGACTACTAGACCTCAACCTTGTGAAAAAACAAAAACTTCTTTCCGCAGGAGCGTTCTCTTTTTTGCTTATAGACCACGGTGTACTTTACATTAGTGCTAAACCTACCTCTGGACAATCTTTAGAAGAAGTAAAAGATTTGGTACTTAACGAAATTGACAACCTGAAAAAAGGAAACTTTGATGAGCAGCTCATCACTTCTATCGTAAATAATATGAAGAAGATGAAAATCAAAGATTCTGAAAACTATGGCGACCGTGCTAGTGTTCTAATGGACGCCTTCACTTCCGAATTAGACTGGAAAGACCAAGTGGCTTATGTTAACAACCTTTCTAAAATCACAAAACAGCAAGTGGTAGATTTCGCTAACAAATATTTAGGGAACAACTATGTTGCAGTACTCAAAAGAAAAGGTGAAAAATCTGAAAGCATCAAGATAGAAAAACCTGAAATCACTCCAGTAGAAACCAATGCTGACAAACAAAGTGATTTTGTGAAGATGGTTGCTTCTATGCCGAGCAATAGTTCTAAACCTGTATTTTTAGACTATAACAAAGACCTTAAAAAGTCTAAACTTGCACAAGCAGAAGTGCTTTATGTGCCTAACCAAGACAATAGTCTTTTCAGATTGATGTATCGTTATAAGATAGGAAGTCTTAACGATTTAAAGCAATCTATCGCTTCACAATACATTCAGTTTTTAGGAACAGATAAGAAATCTTCCGAAGCTATTTCTAAAGAGTTTTACAGAATCGCTAGTAGCTTTAAAGTATCTACAGGAGAGGAATATACTACCGTTACAATAGAAGGTTTACAAGAAAACTTCGACCAAGCCGTGAGCCTATACGAAGATTTAGTTCTTAACGCTAAACCTGATGAAATTGCCCTTACCAACCTAAAAGCTAGGCTTATGAAAGGTAGAAAAGATGCTAAACTTAACAAAAATGCTATCTTACAAGGGCTTACTAGCTATGCGACTTATGGAGCGGACAACAAATTCAACTATGTGCTTTCAGACGATGAACTTAACAAAATCACCGCTGATGAACTTGTGGCGAGAATTAAACAACTCAACAACTACGAGCAGACCATTATTTACTACGGTCCTGAAAAACTAAATGTACTTGTAAACAAATTGAGTAAACTCCACAAGATGCCAAGCACTTTGGCAAAACCAACCCCTACGAAGGTATTTACACAAGTAAAACAGGATAGAAATCAAGTTTTATTTGCTGACTATGATATGGTTCAAGCTGAAACTAGATGGATTAGAAATACAGACCTCTACGACCCTAACAAAACCGCATTAGTAAAGGTATTCAATAATTACTTTGGTGGTGGTATGGGTGCCATTGTGTTCCAAACCATTAGAGAGAGTAAAGCTTTAGCTTACAGCACCTTTGCTTACTATGTTCAGCCAAGCAAAAAAGAAGAGAAGTACACTTTATTAGGATATGTAGGTAGCCAATCGGACAAGTTCAACGAGGCAACTACTTCTATGAATGAGCTACTTAACAAACTCCCAGAACTTCCAGAAAACCTCAACCTAGCTAAAGGACAAACCAAAAAAGATATAGAAACCGAACGCATTACACAAGACGGTATCATCTTTAATTATTTGGAAGCTCAAAGACTAGGATTAAAAGAGGATATTAGAAAAACTATCTACCAAACTGTTGATAAAATTAGCTTTGCAGATTTAAAAAATTTCCACCAAAATTATCTTGCTAACCAACCTTACACTTATGCTGTCGTAGCGTCTAAAGATAAGGTTAAAGAGGATGATATGAAGAAATTAGGCGAACTTAAAAAGCTAAGTTTGGAAGAAATCTTCGGATACTAA
- a CDS encoding SDR family oxidoreductase: MNYTDSMLRENALKDKVAIVTGGGSGLGKAMSKYFLELGAKVVITSRDLDKLKNTATELENATGGTVLPLACDVRNYDEVEAMKAEALKTFGKIDILVNNAAGNFISPTERLSANAFDVIIDIVLKGTKNCTLSIGKHWIEEKQKGTVLNIVTTYSWTGSGYVVPSACAKAGVLAMTRSLAVEWAKYGIRFNAIAPGPFPTKGAWERLLPGDLAEKFDMRKNVPLRRVGEHQELANLAAYLVSDFSAYINGEVITIDGGEWLQGAGEFNMLEQIPAEMWDALEIMIKAKKGK, from the coding sequence ATGAACTATACAGATTCTATGCTCAGAGAGAATGCTCTTAAAGATAAAGTAGCCATTGTAACAGGTGGCGGTAGCGGATTAGGAAAAGCCATGTCAAAATATTTCTTAGAATTAGGGGCTAAAGTAGTCATTACTTCTAGAGATTTAGACAAACTAAAAAACACAGCTACAGAACTAGAAAATGCCACTGGCGGTACAGTGTTACCACTCGCTTGTGATGTCAGAAATTACGATGAAGTGGAAGCAATGAAAGCAGAAGCCCTAAAAACTTTCGGAAAGATAGATATTTTAGTAAATAATGCTGCGGGGAACTTTATCTCGCCTACCGAAAGGCTATCTGCCAATGCCTTTGATGTTATTATTGATATTGTATTAAAAGGGACTAAAAACTGCACCCTATCTATCGGCAAGCATTGGATTGAAGAAAAACAAAAAGGAACTGTACTTAATATTGTTACCACTTATTCTTGGACAGGCTCTGGCTATGTGGTGCCTTCAGCTTGTGCAAAGGCAGGTGTATTGGCAATGACAAGAAGCCTTGCTGTAGAATGGGCAAAGTACGGTATTAGATTTAATGCGATAGCTCCAGGACCTTTCCCTACCAAAGGAGCATGGGAACGCTTACTCCCAGGAGACCTTGCTGAGAAGTTTGATATGAGAAAAAATGTTCCTCTAAGAAGAGTGGGCGAACACCAAGAGTTAGCAAACCTTGCGGCTTATTTGGTTTCTGATTTTTCAGCTTACATCAATGGAGAAGTAATTACCATAGACGGTGGCGAGTGGCTACAGGGTGCTGGGGAATTTAATATGTTAGAACAAATCCCTGCCGAAATGTGGGACGCCCTAGAAATAATGATAAAGGCGAAAAAGGGTAAATAA
- the recJ gene encoding single-stranded-DNA-specific exonuclease RecJ: protein MNQKWIYKPEPSEEVVDALISSIGYGTLESKILVLREIDNYQKAREFFKPNLEDIHNPFLMADMQNAVERIATAIENGEKILVYGDYDVDGTTAVALMYLYLSKIVEKKYLDFYIPDRNTEGYGISKEGIDFAKENGFSLIIALDCGIKAIDKIDYAKELGIDFIICDHHLPGENIPKAVAVLDPKRTDCRYPFKELSGCGVGFKLCQGLNNIYRIPDEELYELTDLLAISIAADIVSMTGENRVLAKLGLKTLRKTRNLGIRLLIPKEKLATFDISNIVFEIAPKINAAGRISHGKAAVELMVSDNLKHATQIVENILNLNDHRREMDMSSTTAALQQVIDTQQIQNATTVVYGSDWNKGVIGIVASRLTETYYKPTVVFTDGNNGEIVASARSVSDFDVHAALEECSDLFLKFGGHPAAAGLSMEKEKFELFKEKFEKTVAKNIKEHQKEPSITIDTVVDIDDLNKDFYNFHRKLAPFGPHNMKPILVLKNLNISGHVKQMGKDNSHIKFYIQNPNNKRNIECVGFKLGHFADEFRNKTFDLAFTVEENHWKGNVTYYLNIKGVKFS, encoded by the coding sequence ATGAATCAAAAATGGATTTACAAACCAGAACCTAGCGAGGAAGTAGTAGATGCCCTTATTTCATCTATAGGCTATGGCACACTAGAGTCTAAAATACTCGTCCTCCGCGAGATAGATAATTATCAGAAAGCAAGAGAATTCTTTAAACCCAACCTTGAAGATATACACAACCCATTCTTAATGGCAGATATGCAAAACGCCGTAGAACGCATTGCTACCGCTATAGAGAACGGAGAAAAAATATTAGTCTATGGAGATTATGATGTAGATGGCACCACTGCCGTAGCACTAATGTACCTATACCTTAGTAAAATTGTAGAGAAGAAATATCTAGATTTTTACATTCCTGACCGAAATACAGAAGGCTATGGTATTTCCAAAGAAGGGATAGATTTCGCTAAAGAAAACGGCTTTTCGCTAATTATTGCTTTAGATTGTGGCATAAAAGCTATTGATAAGATAGATTACGCTAAAGAGTTAGGGATAGACTTTATTATATGCGACCACCACTTACCAGGGGAAAACATTCCTAAAGCAGTAGCCGTACTAGACCCCAAAAGAACCGATTGCCGTTATCCTTTCAAGGAACTTTCAGGCTGCGGTGTAGGGTTTAAACTATGCCAAGGACTCAATAATATTTATAGAATACCCGATGAGGAGCTGTACGAACTTACAGATTTGTTAGCCATTTCTATCGCGGCGGATATCGTCTCTATGACGGGCGAAAACCGTGTACTCGCAAAGTTAGGACTTAAAACCTTGAGAAAAACTAGAAATCTAGGTATAAGGCTTTTAATCCCAAAAGAAAAACTAGCGACTTTTGATATTTCTAATATCGTGTTTGAAATCGCACCAAAAATAAATGCCGCAGGAAGAATTTCACACGGTAAAGCTGCTGTGGAACTCATGGTTTCAGATAACTTAAAGCACGCCACACAGATTGTAGAAAACATACTAAACCTCAACGACCACAGGAGAGAAATGGATATGAGTTCTACCACCGCTGCACTCCAGCAGGTAATAGACACCCAACAAATTCAAAACGCCACCACCGTAGTTTATGGCTCCGATTGGAACAAAGGCGTTATAGGAATTGTAGCCTCGAGGCTTACCGAAACTTATTATAAACCTACCGTTGTATTTACCGATGGTAATAATGGAGAGATTGTAGCTTCGGCAAGGTCGGTATCAGATTTTGATGTTCATGCCGCTTTGGAAGAGTGTTCGGATTTATTTCTAAAATTCGGAGGACACCCTGCTGCTGCTGGGCTTTCTATGGAAAAAGAAAAATTTGAACTCTTTAAAGAAAAGTTTGAAAAAACAGTTGCAAAGAATATCAAAGAACATCAAAAAGAACCTAGTATCACTATTGATACCGTAGTAGATATAGACGACTTAAATAAGGATTTCTATAATTTTCATAGAAAACTAGCTCCGTTTGGCCCTCATAATATGAAACCTATTTTAGTCCTTAAAAATCTTAATATCAGCGGGCATGTAAAGCAAATGGGTAAGGATAACAGCCACATTAAGTTTTACATTCAAAACCCAAACAACAAGCGGAATATAGAATGCGTAGGATTTAAACTAGGTCATTTCGCAGACGAGTTCCGCAATAAAACCTTTGATTTAGCCTTTACCGTAGAAGAAAACCACTGGAAAGGTAATGTAACTTATTACCTCAACATCAAAGGCGTTAAATTCTCTTAA
- the nadD gene encoding nicotinate (nicotinamide) nucleotide adenylyltransferase, with the protein MKKVSLFFGSFNPIHIGHLILANYILEHSDMDELWFVVSPQNPFKEKKSLLADHNRLEMVELAIKNYPKMRASNIEFSLPQPSYTIDTLTYLHEKYPDHNFSLIMGEDNLASLHKWKNADRLVEQYQIIVYPRIFEHTEEEYPYKDHPNIHQINAPIIELSSTEIRNMIKNGKNTRPMLPIEVFEYLDGSHFYK; encoded by the coding sequence ATGAAGAAAGTAAGCCTATTTTTCGGTTCATTTAACCCCATACATATTGGGCATCTTATCTTGGCTAACTACATTTTGGAACACTCCGATATGGACGAGCTTTGGTTCGTGGTAAGCCCTCAAAATCCGTTTAAGGAAAAAAAATCTTTACTAGCAGACCACAACCGCTTGGAAATGGTAGAGCTTGCCATTAAAAATTATCCTAAAATGAGAGCTTCTAATATAGAGTTTTCGCTCCCACAGCCTAGCTATACCATAGATACCTTAACCTATCTTCATGAGAAATATCCTGACCATAATTTCAGTCTTATCATGGGTGAGGACAATCTAGCGTCTCTACACAAATGGAAAAATGCCGATAGGTTGGTAGAACAATACCAAATTATAGTTTACCCTAGAATTTTTGAACATACTGAGGAAGAATATCCCTACAAAGATCATCCTAACATTCACCAAATCAATGCTCCTATTATAGAGCTTTCTTCTACGGAAATTAGAAATATGATTAAGAATGGTAAAAACACTCGCCCTATGCTTCCCATTGAAGTATTTGAATATTTAGACGGAAGCCATTTTTATAAATAA
- a CDS encoding DUF3817 domain-containing protein, translating into MNIIDKFFSKYPEDKLIKWFKQSCVAEAISCFLLYGIAMIWKRYDTEGLLPTIFIIIAGNIHGLFFTLYLLLCLPARRIFKWDDEDFVFALLAAFFPFATIWVERKLAKMDRE; encoded by the coding sequence ATGAATATAATTGATAAATTTTTCAGCAAGTATCCTGAGGATAAACTCATAAAATGGTTTAAACAAAGCTGCGTTGCAGAAGCCATTTCTTGCTTCTTACTCTACGGCATCGCTATGATTTGGAAACGCTACGATACCGAAGGTCTTCTTCCTACGATATTCATCATTATTGCAGGTAATATACACGGTTTATTTTTCACTTTATACCTGTTGCTATGTCTTCCTGCGAGGAGAATTTTTAAATGGGACGATGAAGATTTCGTATTTGCTCTATTGGCGGCATTCTTTCCGTTCGCAACAATATGGGTAGAAAGAAAACTCGCAAAAATGGATAGAGAGTAA